The stretch of DNA GCTGCCGGCGCCAAAGAGGGCCGCCAGCAGAAGCAGTACGCCGAGTCGGTCTGTCCAGTACCGGGCCGCGGCGGCGGGCGTGACGAGCATCGCCGCCATAAGCACCACGCCGACCGCCTGCAGACCGATGCCGACCGCCAGGACAATCAGGGTGGCCAGCGTCATCTCGAGCATCCGCACGGGCAGCCCCGAGGCTCGGGCGAAGTCCGGGTCGAAGGAAATGACCTTGAATTCCTTGTAGAGCAGGACCACGGCCGCGCACAGGAGCGCGGCGGCGGCGCCCAGTGCTTGCACATCGCGCGCGACCAGCCCCGCGGCCTGTCCGAACAGGAAACGGTCCAATCCGGACTGCGCCGCGTTTCCGGAATGCTGGATGTACGTGAGCAGGAGTATGCCGGCGCCGAAGAACACGGAGAGGACCATGCCGAGCGCGCTGTCTTCCTTGCAGCGGGTATGACGGACGATCCAATCGACGGAGACGGCGCCGAGCCAGCAAGAGGACATAGCGCCGGCGAGCATGACCAAGGGGTCTTTTGTCCCCGTGAGCAGGAAGGCGGCGCATATGCCGGGCAGCGCCGCGTGCGCCAGGGCGTCGCCGAGCAGCGAGCGCTTGCGCAGGAAGCTGAAACAGCCTACCATGCCGGCGCCTGCGCCGAGCAGCATGCAGCCGCCGAACACGTAGACGACGTTCCTGCTCGAGAACGGCAAGATGACGAGCCAGGAGGAAGCGGGTTCAGCCGTCAGCACTGCGGGAATTCCATTCGGCGCGCCGGAGCCGTTCATGCACGTCTGTCAGAAGACTCAACCGGCCACCGTACGCGTCCTGGAGGTTTTCCGCGGTGAACATATCCGCCACGGGGCCAAAGGCGACACAACGGAGGTTGAGCAGGAGCACCCAATCGAAGTATTCCGGCACGGTCTGGAGGTCGTGATGCACGACAGCGACCGTGTTGCCCTGTTCGCGCAGCCCGCGCAGGAGCGTTACAATCACCTTCTCCGTGGCAGCGTCTACGCCCGCGAAGGGCTCGTCCATGAGATAGAGGCGGGTTTGTTGCGCGAGTGCACGGGCGAGAAAGACGCGTTGCTGCTGGCCACCGGATAATTGGCTGATCTGGCGCCGGGCGAATTCCGCCATGCCCACTTTTTCGAGGCATTGCATCGCGACCTCCCGGTCGCGGCGCCGCGGCCGTCCAAACAGCGGCAACTGACCGTATCTGCCCATCAGCACCACGTCCAGCGCGTCCGTGGGAAAATCCCAGTCGACGGATTCGCGCTGAGGCACATACGCGACCGCAGCACGGGAACGGCCGCCCGGCTGCCCGAAAATGCGGACGCAACCCGACGCAAGCGGAACCAGTCCCATGACCGCCTTGAGCAGGGTGCTTTTCCCGGCGCCATTCGGGCCCACAATCGCGATGAGTTTGCCGTCGGGAAACGTCACGTCGATGTCCCACAGCACCGGACGATGATGATAGGTGACGGTAAGGTCGTGTATTTCCACCGGAGGTGCGGGCAGGGCGGAATCCATATTACTTGAGCGCCTCCACAATCGTGTCCACGTTGTGGCGCACCATGCCGATGTAGGTGCCATCGGGCGTCGACGCCGCGCCCATCGCATCCGAATACAACTGGCCGCCGAGGCGAACCTCATGGCCATTGGCGCGGGCGCCCTCGATCAGCGCGTTGATTGAGCGCGGCGATACCGAGGATTCCACGAACACCGCCTTGATGCGCCGCTTTACGATGACGCCGACCAGCCGGGTGATGTCCTGCAGGCCGTATTCCGCCGCGGTGCTGATGCCTTGGACGCCGAGGATTTCCATGCCATAGGCGCGCCCGAAGTAGCCGAACGCGTCGTGAGCCGTGATGAGTACGCGCTGGTCCGGGGGGATCTCGGCGATCCGCTGGAGGCAGAACGCCCGCAGCGCGTCCAGTTCCTGTGCGTACGCGGCGGCACGCTCCAGGTACGTGTCGCGATGGACGGGGTCCGCCTCGATGAGGGCGTCGCGGATGCGCAAGGTCACGATGTGCCAGAGCGAGACATCGAACCACACGTGCGGGTCGTACTGGCCCGCAACGCCCTGCAGCTCGCGCAATTGCCGCAGCGGAATCGTCTCCGTAACAGCCACGACGCGGGTGCGCTTGGCCATCTCCGCGAATGTGTCTCCCATGCGCCCCTCGAGGTGCAGGCCGTTGTACAGGATGAGGTCCGACCCGGCGAGCCGGCGCAGGTCGCCTTGCGTCGCCTTGTAGAGATGTGGGTCTACACCCGGACCCATGAGTTCCCGGACGTCCGCGAGTTCGCCCGCAATATGGCGCGCTGCATCGGCTATCATGCCGGTCGTGGCCGTGACGCAGAGACGCCCCGAGGGCTTCGGGCCGGCCAAGTTGCCGCAGGATGTCAGCAGTACGCAGGCCGCGGCAGC from Candidatus Hydrogenedentota bacterium encodes:
- a CDS encoding ABC transporter ATP-binding protein, which produces MDSALPAPPVEIHDLTVTYHHRPVLWDIDVTFPDGKLIAIVGPNGAGKSTLLKAVMGLVPLASGCVRIFGQPGGRSRAAVAYVPQRESVDWDFPTDALDVVLMGRYGQLPLFGRPRRRDREVAMQCLEKVGMAEFARRQISQLSGGQQQRVFLARALAQQTRLYLMDEPFAGVDAATEKVIVTLLRGLREQGNTVAVVHHDLQTVPEYFDWVLLLNLRCVAFGPVADMFTAENLQDAYGGRLSLLTDVHERLRRAEWNSRSADG
- a CDS encoding zinc ABC transporter substrate-binding protein, with the translated sequence MNPGRIPLLEAAAACVLLTSCGNLAGPKPSGRLCVTATTGMIADAARHIAGELADVRELMGPGVDPHLYKATQGDLRRLAGSDLILYNGLHLEGRMGDTFAEMAKRTRVVAVTETIPLRQLRELQGVAGQYDPHVWFDVSLWHIVTLRIRDALIEADPVHRDTYLERAAAYAQELDALRAFCLQRIAEIPPDQRVLITAHDAFGYFGRAYGMEILGVQGISTAAEYGLQDITRLVGVIVKRRIKAVFVESSVSPRSINALIEGARANGHEVRLGGQLYSDAMGAASTPDGTYIGMVRHNVDTIVEALK
- a CDS encoding metal ABC transporter permease → MNGSGAPNGIPAVLTAEPASSWLVILPFSSRNVVYVFGGCMLLGAGAGMVGCFSFLRKRSLLGDALAHAALPGICAAFLLTGTKDPLVMLAGAMSSCWLGAVSVDWIVRHTRCKEDSALGMVLSVFFGAGILLLTYIQHSGNAAQSGLDRFLFGQAAGLVARDVQALGAAAALLCAAVVLLYKEFKVISFDPDFARASGLPVRMLEMTLATLIVLAVGIGLQAVGVVLMAAMLVTPAAAARYWTDRLGVLLLLAALFGAGSGALGVYASCLGAKMPTGPWMVICATTLFLVSFAGAPRRGLVLRLWRLRRFRRKTAVENLLRTLYQLGEPAKDWNIPWSLPELLQRRGMSMRQLRRTLALLERAGLVGETQPGLFALTDAGVARGARVTRVHRLWELYLTRKLEIAADHVHDDAEEIEHVLTPELEERLAELLEHPQSDPHGRLIPARGAEPVTRER